The Streptomyces sp. NBC_00344 genome includes a window with the following:
- a CDS encoding MFS transporter, producing the protein MSPIVKQPVAEMDGPYRRRWWALLVLCLSLLIIVMANTALTVAAPDMTQDLGLGDADLQWVIDGYTVPYAALMLLLGAIGDKYSRRGALVIGLTVFGGGAVAGSMAGSGAGVIAARAVMGVGAAMIMPATLSLLAATFPRAERARAIVLWTATAGLAIAAGPLVAGALLRDHGWSATFLINVPITALAIVGALVLVPPSRAGQHGRIDVVGGALSVVSVGSLVYMIIEGPHFGWGVKAVTAAVIAGAGLILFVVWELRHPRPVLDVRRYLDRGFAGSNIAVALFFLAVFGAFYYLTQHLQFVLGYDAFETGVRMLPLAGAVFVGSALTGLLTPRLGMKVTVTAGMAGGTAALALLTRIDAGSGYGDFVAPLVLLGLAIGLALSPCTEAIMGAFPESELGVGGAVNDTSIELGGSLGIAILGSVLSGAYSSHLAHAAGGRLPAGALSAAQDSVGAGLAVARKAGAQAGPQQAQALVNAVHSAFADAVAHTSLVGAVVLGVGTVIVGVLVPGRGRREESGARTSDERITAPV; encoded by the coding sequence ATGAGTCCGATCGTGAAACAGCCGGTCGCCGAAATGGACGGGCCCTACCGGCGCCGCTGGTGGGCGCTGCTGGTTCTGTGCCTGAGTCTGCTGATCATCGTGATGGCGAACACCGCGCTGACGGTCGCCGCACCGGACATGACCCAGGACCTGGGACTCGGCGACGCGGACCTGCAGTGGGTCATCGACGGCTACACCGTCCCGTACGCCGCGCTGATGCTGCTGCTCGGCGCCATCGGCGACAAGTACAGCAGGCGCGGGGCACTCGTCATCGGGCTGACGGTCTTCGGCGGCGGGGCCGTCGCCGGATCCATGGCGGGCAGCGGGGCCGGAGTCATCGCGGCCCGGGCCGTCATGGGCGTCGGTGCGGCGATGATCATGCCTGCCACCCTCTCGCTGCTCGCCGCGACCTTCCCGCGCGCCGAACGGGCCAGGGCGATCGTCCTGTGGACGGCCACCGCCGGGCTCGCCATCGCCGCCGGGCCGCTGGTGGCGGGGGCGCTGCTGCGGGACCACGGCTGGTCCGCGACGTTCCTGATCAATGTCCCGATCACGGCGCTGGCCATCGTCGGAGCCCTGGTTCTGGTGCCGCCGTCCAGGGCCGGGCAGCACGGCAGGATCGATGTCGTGGGCGGCGCTCTGTCGGTCGTCTCCGTCGGCTCACTCGTCTACATGATCATCGAAGGCCCGCACTTCGGGTGGGGTGTCAAGGCCGTGACCGCCGCCGTGATCGCGGGCGCCGGCCTGATCCTCTTCGTGGTGTGGGAGCTGCGTCATCCGCGCCCGGTGCTGGACGTGCGGCGCTATCTCGACCGCGGTTTCGCCGGGTCCAACATCGCCGTCGCACTCTTCTTCCTGGCTGTCTTCGGCGCCTTCTACTACCTGACCCAGCACCTCCAGTTCGTCCTCGGCTACGACGCCTTCGAGACCGGTGTACGGATGCTCCCGCTGGCCGGAGCGGTCTTCGTCGGCTCGGCCCTGACCGGACTGCTCACGCCCCGCCTCGGGATGAAGGTGACGGTCACCGCGGGGATGGCCGGCGGTACCGCGGCGCTCGCCCTGCTCACCCGTATCGATGCGGGCTCGGGGTACGGGGACTTCGTCGCGCCGCTCGTCCTGCTCGGCCTGGCCATCGGTCTGGCCCTGTCACCCTGCACGGAGGCGATCATGGGCGCGTTCCCCGAGTCGGAACTCGGAGTCGGAGGAGCGGTCAACGACACCTCGATCGAGCTCGGCGGTTCCCTGGGCATCGCGATTCTCGGCTCGGTGCTGTCCGGTGCCTACTCATCGCACCTCGCCCACGCGGCCGGCGGCAGGCTTCCCGCGGGCGCGCTGAGTGCCGCGCAGGACTCGGTGGGGGCCGGGCTCGCAGTGGCGCGGAAGGCCGGCGCCCAGGCAGGGCCGCAGCAGGCACAGGCACTGGTGAACGCGGTGCACAGCGCCTTCGCCGACGCGGTCGCGCACACCAGCCTGGTCGGCGCGGTGGTCCTCGGGGTGGGCACCGTGATCGTGGGGGTACTCGTACCGGGCCGCGGGCGGCGAGAGGAGTCCGGAGCGCGGACGTCCGACGAGCGGATCACGGCTCCGGTCTGA
- a CDS encoding TetR/AcrR family transcriptional regulator: MGPVTSGRADANRRRILDVALTELLRDPDASMDQIARAAGVVRRTVYGHFPSREALVAALVDNAAAAVTDAHASGREGVTDPAEALARATLAVWEIADRHRLLVALAQRSVTLEGIRERLAPVRRACADLLQQGLDEGVFLSPLPSSALAFVHEQTLFGLMEAVNEGALPAADGGAAAANTLLMTAGVPAVRARAVVASAQADRTP, from the coding sequence ATGGGACCCGTGACCTCCGGACGAGCAGACGCCAACCGCCGCCGCATCCTCGATGTGGCACTCACCGAGCTGCTGCGCGACCCGGATGCGTCGATGGACCAGATCGCGCGCGCGGCGGGCGTGGTGCGCCGCACGGTGTACGGCCATTTCCCCAGCCGAGAGGCCCTTGTCGCGGCGCTCGTCGACAACGCGGCTGCCGCCGTCACCGACGCCCACGCCTCCGGTCGCGAGGGCGTCACCGACCCGGCCGAAGCGCTGGCGCGCGCCACCCTCGCGGTCTGGGAGATCGCCGACCGGCACCGGCTCCTGGTGGCACTGGCCCAGCGCAGCGTCACCCTGGAGGGCATCAGGGAGCGCCTGGCCCCCGTCCGGCGAGCCTGCGCCGATCTGCTCCAACAGGGCCTGGACGAAGGTGTCTTCCTCTCGCCGCTGCCGTCGTCCGCACTCGCCTTCGTGCATGAGCAGACCCTGTTCGGGCTGATGGAGGCGGTGAACGAGGGCGCGCTGCCGGCGGCCGACGGCGGCGCGGCAGCGGCCAACACGCTGCTCATGACGGCCGGGGTCCCGGCCGTCAGAGCGCGTGCCGTGGTGGCGTCAGCGCAGGCGGACCGCACTCCTTGA
- a CDS encoding alcohol dehydrogenase catalytic domain-containing protein → MTATSASQPTRAMQVAEPGGTFSLIRTEMPTPGPGQVRITVEACGVCHSDAMILSGQLPGTSFPVTAGHEIAGRIDTLGDGVTGWAAGDRVAVGWYGGSCGHCEACRVGDGVNCPELQIPGVAYPGGYADAVVVPAVALARIPDGLSAVEAAPLACAGVTVFNPLRRSAARAGDLVAILGVGGLGHLGVQFAAAMGLETVAIARGAEKGKLASELGARHYIDSTAQNVAEELQKLGGAKVVLATVTNGEAMAATLDGLGRRGELIVVGATPDELKVSGLQLIAGTKKIYGHASGIAVDTEHTLRFAAQSGVRSWTEEAPLEEAGEAFDRMMSGAARFRMVLTTGN, encoded by the coding sequence ATGACTGCCACTTCCGCCTCTCAGCCCACTCGCGCCATGCAGGTCGCCGAGCCCGGCGGCACTTTCTCCCTGATCCGCACGGAAATGCCCACTCCTGGGCCCGGCCAGGTCCGGATCACCGTGGAGGCGTGCGGCGTCTGTCACTCGGACGCCATGATCCTCTCGGGACAGCTGCCCGGCACGTCCTTCCCGGTGACCGCCGGGCACGAGATCGCCGGACGCATCGACACCCTCGGCGACGGTGTGACCGGCTGGGCTGCCGGGGACCGTGTCGCCGTCGGCTGGTACGGCGGCAGCTGCGGCCACTGCGAGGCATGCCGTGTGGGCGACGGCGTCAACTGCCCGGAGCTGCAGATCCCGGGCGTCGCCTACCCCGGCGGTTACGCCGACGCGGTGGTCGTTCCCGCGGTCGCACTGGCCCGGATCCCCGACGGGCTGAGTGCTGTGGAAGCCGCCCCGCTGGCCTGTGCCGGTGTCACCGTCTTCAACCCGCTGCGCCGCAGTGCGGCACGGGCCGGTGATCTGGTGGCGATCCTGGGCGTGGGCGGACTCGGGCACCTCGGCGTGCAGTTCGCCGCCGCGATGGGCCTCGAGACGGTGGCCATCGCAAGGGGCGCCGAGAAGGGGAAGCTCGCTTCTGAGCTGGGCGCCCGCCACTACATCGACAGCACCGCCCAGAACGTCGCCGAAGAGCTGCAGAAGCTGGGCGGCGCGAAGGTTGTCCTGGCGACGGTCACGAACGGCGAGGCGATGGCCGCGACCCTCGACGGTCTCGGCAGGCGCGGTGAGCTGATCGTGGTCGGCGCGACCCCCGACGAGCTGAAGGTCAGCGGCCTTCAGCTCATCGCCGGTACGAAGAAGATCTACGGCCATGCGTCGGGCATCGCCGTCGACACCGAGCACACCCTGCGCTTCGCCGCGCAGAGCGGTGTCCGCTCCTGGACCGAGGAGGCGCCGCTGGAGGAAGCGGGGGAGGCGTTCGACAGGATGATGTCCGGCGCGGCCCGCTTCCGGATGGTGCTGACCACCGGCAACTGA
- a CDS encoding DNA-3-methyladenine glycosylase I, whose product MKNAEQRCAWANGSDLMAAYHDEEWGRPSHDDRYLFEFLVLEGAQAGLSWSTVLGKRENYRRLLDGFDPVRIAAYDEAKLDELLGDAGIVRNRLKVRSLVKNARAFLAVQEEFGSFDAYLWQWAGGAPVVSRPGPGDPLPVSTELSDRLSKDLKRRGMTFVGTTIVYAYLQAVGVVDDHSAGCAAAARRS is encoded by the coding sequence ATGAAGAACGCAGAGCAGCGCTGCGCCTGGGCGAACGGTTCCGACCTGATGGCCGCCTATCACGACGAGGAGTGGGGCCGCCCCTCGCACGACGACCGGTATCTCTTCGAATTCCTGGTACTCGAGGGCGCCCAGGCCGGGCTCTCCTGGTCGACCGTGCTCGGCAAACGGGAGAACTACCGGCGGTTGCTCGACGGCTTCGACCCGGTGAGAATCGCCGCGTACGACGAGGCCAAGCTGGACGAACTGCTCGGCGACGCGGGCATCGTGCGCAACCGGCTCAAGGTCCGCTCGCTGGTGAAGAACGCTCGCGCCTTTCTCGCCGTCCAGGAGGAGTTCGGCTCCTTCGACGCCTATCTCTGGCAGTGGGCCGGCGGAGCGCCGGTCGTCAGCAGACCGGGCCCCGGCGACCCGCTGCCGGTGAGCACCGAACTGTCCGACCGGCTCAGCAAGGACCTCAAACGGCGCGGTATGACCTTTGTCGGCACCACGATCGTCTACGCCTATCTCCAGGCCGTCGGAGTCGTCGACGATCACAGCGCCGGCTGTGCGGCGGCAGCTCGGCGGAGCTGA
- a CDS encoding cation:dicarboxylate symporter family transporter, with protein sequence MKRDRTHYLYFAVVGAVVLGIVVGFAAPGVAVELKPLGTGFVNLIKMMISPIIFCSIVLGVGSVRKAAKVGAVGGLALGYFLVMSTVALAIGLVVGNLLEPGAGLHLTEAVRHTGAAQAQGAGESTVDFLVGIIPTTMISAFTSGEVLQTLLIALLTGFALQAIGPAGAPVLRGIEHIQRLVFRILAMIMWVAPVGAFGAMAAVVGETGVDALKSLAVIMIGFYVTCALFVFVVLGTLLRLIGGMNIFMLFKYLGREFLLILSTSSSESALARLIAKMEHLGVSRPVAGITVPTGYSFNLDGTAIYLTMASLFVANAMDKPLSGGEQISLLLFMIVASKGAAGVTGAGLATLAGGLQSHRPELVDGVGLIVGIDRFMSEARALTNFAGNAVATVLVGTWTKEIDRERAAAVLAGRIPFDEATLIDDGQTAGQPQEDVPLPREGEKEPAPQA encoded by the coding sequence ATGAAGCGGGACCGTACGCACTATCTGTATTTCGCCGTGGTCGGTGCGGTGGTACTCGGTATCGTGGTGGGCTTCGCGGCTCCTGGGGTGGCGGTCGAACTCAAGCCACTGGGAACCGGGTTCGTCAATCTGATCAAGATGATGATCTCGCCGATCATCTTCTGTTCGATCGTGCTCGGCGTCGGCTCGGTCCGTAAGGCCGCCAAGGTGGGCGCGGTCGGCGGTCTGGCGCTCGGCTACTTCCTGGTCATGTCGACCGTGGCGCTCGCCATCGGCCTGGTGGTGGGAAATCTGCTGGAACCGGGCGCCGGTCTGCATCTGACCGAGGCGGTACGGCACACGGGGGCGGCGCAGGCCCAGGGCGCCGGCGAGTCGACCGTGGACTTCCTGGTCGGGATCATCCCGACGACGATGATCTCCGCGTTCACCTCGGGCGAGGTGCTGCAGACGCTGCTCATCGCACTGCTCACCGGTTTCGCGCTGCAGGCGATCGGCCCGGCGGGTGCGCCGGTGCTGCGCGGTATCGAGCACATCCAGCGGCTGGTCTTCCGGATCCTCGCGATGATCATGTGGGTGGCACCGGTCGGTGCCTTCGGTGCCATGGCGGCGGTGGTCGGCGAGACGGGTGTGGACGCGCTGAAGTCCCTCGCCGTCATCATGATCGGCTTCTATGTGACCTGTGCGCTCTTCGTCTTCGTGGTCCTCGGTACGCTGCTGCGGCTGATCGGCGGCATGAACATCTTCATGCTGTTCAAGTACCTGGGCCGGGAATTCCTGCTGATCCTCTCCACATCCTCGTCCGAGTCGGCCCTGGCCAGGCTGATCGCGAAGATGGAGCACCTGGGTGTCAGCCGCCCGGTCGCCGGTATCACGGTCCCGACGGGCTACTCCTTCAACCTCGACGGCACCGCGATCTATCTGACGATGGCCTCGCTCTTCGTCGCCAACGCGATGGACAAGCCGCTCAGCGGTGGCGAGCAGATCTCCCTGCTGCTGTTCATGATCGTCGCGTCGAAGGGCGCGGCGGGGGTGACGGGCGCGGGCCTCGCCACCCTGGCCGGCGGACTCCAGTCGCACCGTCCGGAGCTGGTCGACGGTGTGGGTCTGATCGTCGGCATCGACCGCTTCATGAGCGAGGCTCGGGCTCTGACGAACTTCGCGGGCAACGCGGTGGCGACCGTGCTGGTCGGCACCTGGACGAAGGAGATCGACAGGGAACGGGCTGCGGCCGTGCTGGCCGGACGGATCCCGTTCGACGAGGCGACGCTCATCGACGACGGTCAGACCGCCGGGCAGCCGCAGGAAGACGTACCGCTGCCGCGCGAAGGCGAAAAGGAGCCCGCCCCGCAGGCCTGA
- a CDS encoding ATP-binding protein has product MQIPRPRPRSLAGQLFAMQVVLVAVIVAGCAVFSYLSEQRQAQAAALRQATAAAQAVALSPSVQQATLSADPTAVLQPYAEGVRQSTGVAFVTIMDTHGVRWTHPDPARIGEHYLGHIGAALHGATHDETYTGTLGPSARVVTPVRAGHRITGLVSAGITVERIDAQLRRQVSVLLSFAAAALALGGIGTYVINARLRRHTHGMNPAELSRMHDYHQATLHAVREGLLMLDSGRRIALINDGGRELLGLDENAVGRSAADLGLPAPLAGALLSDGPRVDEVHLTSDRVVVLNSRRVSSGEHRGTVVTLRDHTELQALSGELDSERGFSRALRAQAHEAANRLHTVVSLIELGRVTEAVEFATAELELAQTLTDHVVGAVDEPVLAALLLGKAAQANERGVELVLAEDSVIDEGLLPARDLVTILGNLIDNAVDAAQGSEDARVTVTVRAAGGELLIRVHDTGPGVGADDTDDVFRLGWSTKSTGRGLGLALVRQTVLGGGGTVTVSGAEFVVRLPVRQEATA; this is encoded by the coding sequence ATGCAGATACCCCGCCCCCGGCCCCGCAGCCTCGCCGGCCAGCTCTTCGCGATGCAGGTCGTGCTGGTGGCGGTCATCGTGGCCGGATGTGCGGTCTTCAGCTATCTGTCCGAGCAGCGCCAGGCGCAGGCCGCCGCGCTGCGTCAGGCGACGGCTGCCGCGCAGGCCGTGGCGCTCTCGCCCTCGGTGCAGCAGGCGACGCTGAGCGCCGATCCGACGGCTGTTCTGCAGCCCTACGCCGAAGGGGTACGGCAGTCCACCGGGGTGGCCTTCGTGACGATCATGGACACCCACGGCGTCCGCTGGACCCACCCCGATCCGGCCCGCATCGGGGAGCACTATCTCGGGCACATCGGGGCGGCGCTGCACGGTGCGACGCACGACGAGACCTACACGGGCACCCTCGGCCCGTCCGCACGGGTCGTCACGCCCGTCCGGGCCGGCCACCGGATCACCGGCCTGGTCAGCGCGGGAATCACCGTGGAACGGATCGACGCACAGCTCCGGCGGCAGGTGAGTGTGCTGCTGTCGTTCGCCGCCGCGGCCCTCGCGCTCGGTGGTATCGGCACGTACGTCATCAACGCCCGGCTGCGCCGGCACACCCACGGGATGAACCCGGCCGAGCTGAGCCGGATGCACGACTATCACCAGGCCACCCTGCACGCGGTGCGGGAGGGGCTGCTGATGCTGGACAGCGGGCGCCGGATCGCCCTGATCAACGACGGCGGCCGGGAGCTGCTGGGGCTGGACGAGAACGCGGTCGGCCGCAGCGCTGCCGATCTCGGGCTGCCCGCCCCACTCGCCGGCGCCCTGCTCTCCGACGGACCGCGGGTGGACGAGGTCCATCTCACCTCCGACCGGGTCGTGGTCCTCAACAGCCGCCGGGTCTCCAGCGGCGAGCACCGCGGCACCGTGGTCACCCTGCGGGACCACACGGAGCTCCAGGCGCTCTCCGGCGAGCTGGACTCGGAGCGCGGATTCAGCCGCGCGCTGCGGGCCCAGGCCCATGAGGCGGCGAACCGGCTGCACACCGTGGTCTCCCTGATCGAGCTCGGGCGGGTGACCGAGGCCGTGGAGTTCGCCACCGCCGAGCTCGAGCTCGCCCAGACCCTCACCGACCATGTGGTGGGAGCCGTGGACGAACCGGTGCTGGCCGCGCTGCTCCTGGGGAAGGCCGCTCAGGCGAACGAGCGGGGCGTGGAGCTGGTACTGGCCGAGGACAGCGTCATCGACGAAGGGCTGCTGCCGGCCCGCGACCTGGTCACGATCCTCGGCAATCTCATCGACAACGCGGTCGACGCGGCCCAGGGCAGCGAGGACGCGCGGGTCACCGTCACCGTACGGGCGGCCGGCGGCGAACTGCTGATCCGGGTGCACGACACCGGGCCCGGGGTCGGCGCCGACGACACCGACGACGTCTTCCGGCTCGGCTGGTCGACGAAGAGCACCGGCCGCGGCCTGGGTCTCGCCCTGGTCAGGCAGACCGTCCTGGGCGGTGGCGGTACGGTCACGGTGTCCGGCGCGGAGTTCGTCGTCAGGCTTCCGGTCCGGCAGGAGGCAACCGCATGA
- a CDS encoding response regulator has protein sequence MIRVLVVEDDRVAADAHELYVGRVPGFAVAGKVHSGAEAVRALDRTPVDLLLLDLHLPDGHGLQLVRSLRTAGHTADVIAVTSARDLAVVREGVSLGVVQYVLKPFTFATLRDRLVRYAEFRTAAAGEASGQEEVDRALATLRTPQPSALPKGLSAPTLEAVIRTLRAASGGATATGTGTEVGISRITARRYLEHLVTTGRAARSPQYGQIGRPELQYRWLSRP, from the coding sequence ATGATCAGAGTGCTGGTCGTCGAGGACGACCGGGTGGCGGCGGACGCCCATGAGCTCTACGTCGGCCGGGTCCCGGGCTTCGCCGTGGCAGGAAAGGTCCACTCCGGAGCTGAGGCGGTACGCGCCTTGGACCGTACGCCGGTCGACCTGCTCCTGCTCGATCTGCACCTCCCGGACGGACACGGCCTCCAACTGGTCCGCTCGCTGCGGACAGCGGGGCACACCGCCGATGTCATCGCCGTCACATCGGCGCGTGATCTGGCCGTGGTGCGCGAAGGGGTGTCGCTCGGCGTGGTGCAGTACGTACTGAAGCCGTTCACCTTCGCCACCCTCCGCGACCGGCTGGTGCGTTACGCCGAATTCCGCACGGCCGCCGCCGGCGAGGCGAGCGGGCAGGAAGAGGTGGACCGGGCGCTGGCCACCCTCCGGACACCGCAGCCCTCCGCGCTCCCCAAGGGTCTGAGCGCCCCGACGCTCGAAGCGGTGATCCGTACGCTGCGGGCCGCGTCCGGCGGCGCCACCGCGACCGGCACCGGTACCGAGGTCGGCATCTCGCGGATCACCGCCCGCCGGTATCTGGAGCATCTGGTCACCACCGGACGGGCCGCGCGCAGTCCGCAGTACGGGCAGATCGGACGCCCGGAACTGCAGTACCGCTGGCTCAGCCGCCCGTGA
- a CDS encoding extracellular solute-binding protein → MRPTAPLILAAAATVIAAGSLTACGSGSGSDPDTVRIAYQRSTSNKVRIMDNYLATVKKDFEKANPGKKVKLLPIQADENAYYTKIQQMMRSPKTAPDLVYEDTFLINSDIKSGYLAPIDKYLDAWPGWDHFVPTAKTAAKAQDGKTYGVPDGTDTRGLWFNKEIFKKAGLPENWQPKSWAEILDAARTIKKKVPGSIPLNVYTGKGPGEAAVMQGFEMLLYGTGADPLYDAKQRKWVAGGKGFKDSLDFVHTVFKERLGPEQSDALDPNVGTQVQTEWLPDSKLAIDLDGSWLGNQWLPTGGKPWPAWSKVMGQAAMPTQNGQAPGTVSMSGGWTWSIPSKSRNTDLAWKMIQQLQTQKNAVKWTVQGAQIAVRDDVAKDPEYLKSSPGVTFFTSLVKNTHYRPALPVYPQVSSAIGDAMESVTTGDASPEAAAKTYDDQLKTAVGDAIVSKG, encoded by the coding sequence GTGCGCCCCACCGCCCCGCTGATCCTCGCTGCCGCAGCCACCGTCATCGCGGCGGGTTCGCTCACCGCCTGTGGCAGTGGTTCCGGCAGCGATCCGGACACCGTGCGGATCGCGTATCAGCGATCCACCAGCAACAAAGTACGCATCATGGACAACTATCTCGCCACGGTGAAGAAGGACTTCGAGAAGGCCAATCCGGGCAAGAAGGTCAAGCTTCTGCCGATCCAGGCCGACGAGAACGCCTACTACACCAAGATCCAGCAGATGATGCGCTCCCCGAAGACCGCCCCCGACCTGGTCTACGAGGACACCTTCCTGATCAACTCGGACATCAAGAGCGGCTATCTGGCGCCGATCGACAAGTACCTCGACGCGTGGCCGGGTTGGGACCACTTCGTACCGACGGCCAAGACCGCGGCCAAGGCCCAGGACGGCAAGACGTACGGAGTCCCCGACGGGACCGACACCCGGGGCCTCTGGTTCAACAAGGAGATCTTCAAGAAGGCCGGGCTGCCGGAGAACTGGCAGCCCAAGAGCTGGGCGGAGATCCTCGACGCGGCACGCACCATCAAGAAGAAGGTGCCGGGCAGCATCCCGCTGAACGTCTACACCGGCAAGGGCCCCGGTGAAGCCGCGGTGATGCAGGGCTTCGAGATGCTGCTGTACGGCACGGGCGCCGACCCCCTGTACGACGCGAAGCAGCGCAAGTGGGTCGCCGGCGGCAAGGGATTCAAGGACTCGCTGGACTTCGTGCACACCGTCTTCAAGGAGAGGCTCGGCCCCGAGCAGTCCGACGCGCTGGACCCGAACGTCGGAACGCAGGTGCAGACCGAATGGCTGCCCGACTCCAAGCTGGCCATCGATCTGGACGGTTCCTGGCTCGGCAACCAGTGGCTGCCGACCGGCGGCAAGCCATGGCCGGCGTGGTCGAAGGTGATGGGCCAGGCGGCGATGCCCACCCAGAACGGCCAGGCACCCGGCACGGTGTCCATGTCGGGCGGCTGGACCTGGTCGATCCCCAGCAAGTCCAGGAACACGGACCTGGCCTGGAAGATGATCCAGCAGTTGCAGACGCAGAAGAACGCCGTGAAGTGGACGGTCCAGGGTGCCCAGATCGCGGTCCGCGACGACGTCGCCAAGGATCCGGAGTATCTGAAGTCCAGTCCCGGGGTGACCTTCTTCACGAGTCTGGTGAAGAACACGCACTACCGGCCCGCCCTCCCCGTCTACCCGCAGGTGTCGTCGGCCATCGGCGACGCGATGGAGTCAGTGACGACGGGCGACGCCTCACCCGAAGCGGCGGCGAAGACATACGACGACCAGCTGAAGACGGCCGTCGGCGACGCCATCGTCAGCAAGGGATGA
- a CDS encoding carbohydrate ABC transporter permease, with protein sequence MSSTLRRGGPLGWLPLTPAVLLLLVFLAGPIGYCVYIAFTNMQLTGTSSTDFVGLANFRRAFSDVNFRNAVWLTLVFTVISSILGQNSLGMALAALMRRASKPVRTVTGIFVIAAWVLPEIVAAFLLYAFFRREGTLNAILGWLHLPTQNWLYTLPILAVSFANVWRGTAFSMLIYSAALNEIPQDVTEAAEMDGATGLRRFWHITLPMIRRSIATNLMLNTLQTLSVFGLIWAMTRGGPGNRSETLPVFMYDQAFLKSFIGYGTAVALLLLLISSLFSAVYLRLIKTEV encoded by the coding sequence ATGAGCAGCACACTGCGCAGGGGCGGCCCGCTCGGCTGGCTGCCCCTCACCCCCGCCGTCCTTCTGCTGCTGGTCTTCCTCGCGGGGCCCATCGGCTACTGCGTCTACATCGCGTTCACCAACATGCAGCTGACCGGGACCTCGTCGACCGACTTCGTCGGGCTGGCGAACTTCCGCCGTGCCTTCAGCGACGTGAACTTCCGCAACGCGGTCTGGCTGACGCTGGTGTTCACCGTCATTTCGTCGATCCTCGGGCAGAACAGCCTGGGCATGGCGCTGGCCGCTCTGATGCGCCGGGCATCCAAACCCGTCCGCACCGTCACCGGGATCTTCGTGATCGCCGCCTGGGTGCTCCCGGAGATCGTCGCCGCGTTCCTGCTGTACGCCTTCTTCCGCCGCGAGGGCACGCTCAACGCGATCCTCGGATGGCTCCATCTCCCGACCCAGAACTGGCTCTACACGCTGCCCATCCTGGCCGTCTCGTTCGCCAACGTCTGGCGCGGCACCGCGTTCTCGATGCTCATCTACTCGGCTGCTCTCAACGAGATACCGCAGGACGTCACGGAGGCCGCCGAGATGGACGGCGCGACGGGGCTGCGGCGCTTCTGGCACATCACCCTGCCCATGATCCGCCGCTCCATCGCCACCAATCTGATGCTCAACACCCTGCAGACCCTGTCGGTCTTCGGACTGATCTGGGCGATGACCCGCGGCGGGCCAGGCAACCGCAGCGAGACCCTGCCCGTTTTCATGTACGACCAGGCGTTCCTCAAGAGCTTCATCGGCTACGGCACCGCCGTAGCCCTTCTGCTGCTGTTGATCAGCTCGCTCTTCTCGGCCGTCTATCTGCGCCTGATCAAGACGGAGGTGTGA
- a CDS encoding carbohydrate ABC transporter permease, which translates to MRRRTTERLAIDAALLVLAAAFAVPLVWLVLASVDPLAGLRVRIPHSPGLSNFTGVLNEEITFRPMLNSLLLCGSATALTVAAAALAAYPLSRYRSRFNRPFLLTILFTTCLPITAIMVPVYALFVQTDLIDTMYGTALFMCTSQLPFAIWLMKNFMDGVPMVLEEAAWTDGAGAMQTLRRVVLPLMGPGVMVVTIFSFIMMWGNFFVPFMLLLTPEQLPASVSIYNFFGNRTGQVAFGELAAFSIIYSTPVVLLYILISRRLGGGFALGGAVKG; encoded by the coding sequence ATGCGCCGCCGTACCACCGAACGTCTGGCCATCGACGCCGCTCTGCTGGTGCTCGCCGCGGCCTTCGCGGTACCACTCGTATGGCTGGTCCTGGCCTCGGTCGACCCGCTCGCCGGGCTGCGCGTCCGCATCCCGCACAGCCCCGGACTGTCCAACTTCACCGGAGTGCTCAACGAGGAGATCACCTTCCGGCCGATGCTCAACAGTCTGCTGCTGTGCGGCAGCGCGACCGCGCTGACCGTCGCCGCGGCCGCGCTGGCCGCGTATCCCCTCTCGCGTTACAGGTCGCGCTTCAACCGTCCGTTCCTGCTGACGATCCTGTTCACCACCTGTCTGCCGATCACCGCGATCATGGTTCCGGTCTATGCGCTGTTCGTGCAGACCGATCTCATCGACACCATGTACGGCACCGCGCTCTTCATGTGCACCTCTCAACTCCCCTTTGCCATCTGGCTGATGAAGAACTTCATGGACGGCGTTCCGATGGTTCTCGAGGAGGCGGCCTGGACCGACGGCGCCGGTGCGATGCAGACCCTGCGACGGGTGGTGCTGCCGCTGATGGGTCCGGGCGTCATGGTGGTGACGATCTTCAGCTTCATCATGATGTGGGGGAACTTCTTCGTCCCGTTCATGCTGCTGCTCACGCCGGAACAGCTGCCCGCTTCGGTCTCGATCTACAACTTCTTCGGCAACCGGACGGGGCAGGTGGCGTTCGGGGAGCTCGCCGCGTTCTCGATCATCTACTCCACCCCCGTGGTGCTGCTCTACATCCTGATCTCCCGCAGGCTGGGCGGCGGGTTCGCCCTGGGCGGTGCGGTCAAGGGGTGA